In the Paramisgurnus dabryanus chromosome 18, PD_genome_1.1, whole genome shotgun sequence genome, agagggttgtgaaacccgggcagctccaaagaaccaatcatccaggcgggacggttcgggctgaggggggggaacccactctaaccctacggtctccgccgctcgagcgagcacggccaccatctctggatcgaactccggcgtcccaacccgaccagagggaggaagggcgtcggggtccacgtcagggggaggaggcccaccctcggatgctgcggcgtcggtggacccggagggcggcacgatggattctagagtcatcgtagaacacgacgctgaagtctccatcggcacatcaaccggctgtggacgagaaggctgagagcctgaggacgaatcccccgctcggctcagcacagtgatgcgcaggtcgtcttttgagagcttcacagccgcaccgtggcggcgttcagcactcgcatgacgagggttgcgtttttcccggaggaaagacaaccgtctgcgcaaatccacaagggacatgttctcgcagtgagaacacttacccccagcgaacgctgcctctgcgtgctcgatgcccaaacacgaaagacaacgctcgtgaccgtccttcggacccatgtacttgccgcacccaagatcgcacggacgaaaagccatcctgaaaaggacgctgatgtccggatatacgagagagtggctgcctttaacaaggcacaaagctctctcgtatcactcttttagggaaattcactcagatgcttagttgatgagcgcacaggaaggcaacgcacacactaaactcaaaacaaaataaagatgaagagtcgtggaattaagcgaagcgtccgctgtggtactgctagtccaaccaacttcagcaatcgaatcccaccagagtagagtagcttctcagtagcagatactgccggctttcgaagcgataaaaagctaatttcctcatttgcacctgctgcttatatacgcacctggcggggcggcgccagcattatgcaaatatctcaatgccaagttcattggcgttttagtagtattcgaagcagattggtctctctaagcgagttcccaattcgtcggtcacgacgtgacgtcgtagtgaccgactgaaagggaacagacattgtttaggttttctatttcaatatctagatcgtcacagttatctgctacatgtttcatttgggacaggtctggaagagtgctaataaagctatctttagtggtggaaattattgttctggctagtcggtagcatgttgtagattgagtgatcctatctagaagtacagtgtatgacacaaggtaatggtcagaaactgcatcactctgaggtgatatttcgacgtcattaatattgagtccgagtgacagaattaagtctaatgtgtgattacgagtatgcgttggccctgtcacgttttgtctaatattgagagaatttagaacatctataaacgcacgtcctaatgcgtcttttgggttgtccacatggacattaaaatcaccaacaataagagctttatctacagtgactacaagctcagataggaaatctgctatttcattaaggaaatctgcatggtgacccggtggtctatagattgtcgctaaagcaaaagaaagctgtttgtggttacgatcagttatttccatatttaacaacattacttcaaatgatttaaattttagctcagatttttggtttactttaaacattgtgttgtatattgtagctacaccaccccctctcccctttaatcgaggttcgtgtttataataatagtcttgtggggtggattcatttaaactaatgtagtcgtctgctttaagccaggtttctgttaaacagagtacatctaagttttggtctgtaattatttcattgacaataggttctttattggtaagcgatctaatgttaagaaggccgaattttaagaatcgagattcatctgttaatgtattgttttctaattttatttgaatcagatttgtaccagatgtaacaagcggtgccctgtatttatttgttcggggaacagatacagttgaaatgtgctgatatttcggtaagattgactcgaagtgcagggatataagtggtcttgacatatcacggcagctaacagatggacggttaagccgatccgtctgtttcctgacctgggccctggatagtcatactatatcagaattaagactattgatcagatttttagtgagtatagcacttccttccgatgacgggtgaaggccatctcgggttaggagaaatggtcttccccagaaatgcttccaattgtctataaaccctacgttatgctgagggcaccactttgacatccatccattgagagacactaatctactatgtgtttcatctccccggtaggcggggaggggaccagagcatattacattgtctgacattgtttttgcaatttcacacatctccttaatattatctttggtgatttccgactggcggagcctagtgtcattcgtgccggcgtgaataacaatcttagaaaacttccgcttagcattagccagcactttaagtttggatctaatgtcagacgttctggctcccggtatacagtcgactatggtgtttggtgcctcaatgttagtgttcctgagtatagaatctccaatgaccagggcacttttaaaaggtgtttcagctggtatactccttaggggatcgaatctgttagaaattgtcgttacgttatgggtcttagaaggacgcctaatatgactatgccgcctaacagtcacccagtttgaccgctgacttgactctgatgacggaaccgagccatgtgtattttgataaacactatgcgcgctcgatacagtatttgtaatatttatattagcatctgatgtcggaaccgagccattagtcttttcgctcgatagattatttgcgacagtaacattagcggttttgctatcctcaactagcgttcggatgcgcgattctagttcagcaaccttctcagttaaccttaatacttcaatacacttagtgcatgtaaacccctctatgctaacagcagaagctaaactatacatgttgcaagtagtacatgttacaataacaagcggagtcttaccgctttcatgctgggcgatggcgtcttcgtttacccgaacgcggtccccggagctgcatcgcgtggggtgttcggttgtgacacccctcggtcgcctgcgaacgtctggggccagggtgatgtttggcttgccgaatctgcgaaggccgggcagcggttcctccacagcttcccgatcgctttcatgtcgttcacggtccgtgaagctgcatcgcgtggaatgcatgtttgttgctcgcttgtggacgtcggaaggcagggtgaagtgggcgctgtacctcgccttggatctgctaaaaccgggaaacaactcctccacagcttcccgctcaggtgaggataggtcagaaaagcatatatcagatgaatccgccattagatcggaaaatgctagcttcagcctccaccgtgtggatgctagcgggctatatgctaacaacactgggtgtttattagtgataaatagtttcacgtggtagtactgctcaataatcgtcacggtaaagtattcctatgtaaaactaataagttatattatataaataggaataagatggtaaaaaaaaaaaagcttttagatgatgaactcgacggagctacgatgcacgatctgttcagcgtgacgttttgagggcctaaacatacccgaaaactcatgaaaatttgcacacgcgtccgaagtggcgaaaatttacatgtggcataggcgtcagaagtgggcgtgtagaaatggctcaatagcgccacctgcaaaatttcaagagatcagcccccctactacgaaaaacgtacagacacgaaatttggtagggtcatctattactccaagacctacaaaaaagtctctcggagctaagctctaaaccccacaggaagtcagccattttgaattttctctgtcattttttgacatttccaagcgtcgtactttaacgaactcctcctagagatttaatccgatcatcatcatatttggtcagtatcatctaaaggcctttgcgatgctaaattgcggagcttttgacttttcattggagggcgtgtccgtggcggcctggcaaagtgtaatgtttcgccatgaaacaggaagctgatgtaattcaggcatacattgtccgatccgcccctgacttcacacgtttgataagggtccaggcctgaacacatcaacatggcataattcagtaacactcatagcgccacctagaggcagcaggaaataccatgtttgatgctgtgacttactgctcttaggtatttaaccatatcaacatcatatttcagcagtgtaatctcaagaccttgtgtgatgataaaaagcaacgaccttgacttttcattaaagggcgtgtccgtggcggcctggcaaagtatcgctaaatgaatcgcattttgacaggctaaacaagctcaaaaagtcataaaacgttgcacacacgtcagaagtggcaaaaatgtacatgtggcataggcgccagaagtgggcgtgcagaaatggctcgatagcgccacctgcaaaatttcaagagaacagccccgccgctacgaaaatcctacagatacgaaatttggtagggtcatatgtcaccccaagacctacaaaaaagtctcttggagcgaagctctaaacctcacaggaggtcagccatttttaatttttgctgtgatttctgtgcaaattttgtcatttccaggcttcgtactttaacgaactcctcctagagattttgtcagatcgtcatcatatttggtcaatctcatctaaaggcctttgcgatgttaaattgcggagcttttgacttttcgttggaaggtgtgtccgtggcggcctgacaaagttcagcgttttcgccatgaaaccggaagttgtaATAACTAAGGCAttcaatgtccaatctgccccacacttcacatgtttgataagagtcttggcctgaacacatttcaatgccaatattcagcttcagtcctagcgccacctagaggtagcagtaaatgccttgttttacgctgtgattcactgttctcagagatttaatcaaatcattgtcatatcaggtgagactgatcttaagccctttgcgatgataaattgcgaagatcttgacttttcgttgaagggcgtgtccgtggcggcctcgcaaagagtgatgtttctccatgagaaagctgttgtaactcaggcatgcaatgtccgacctgtcacagacatcatacgtttgacaagggtcctggcctcaacacatcaatgttacaacaatcaaatacaatcatagcgccacctgctgcacaaaggaggtgtggcacttcaaagttcctttgaatatccgcttatatttacccactgaaatttcaatccccctgtttcattgctttactaaggccatagagtggcggtgcacatgcgtgcgagggcccttccatcactgcttgcagttttaattagggcccgagcacaccagggtgtgaggaccctattgtttttgctccgtttattattcttcttcttcttcttcttcttcttcttcttcttcttctccgaaatggatcgcatttttgagggcctaaacatacccgaaaactcatgaaaatttgcacacgcgtcagaagtggcgaaaatttacatgtagtataggcgtcagaagtgggcgtgtaaaaatggctcgatagcgccacctgcaaaatttcaagagaacagcccccccactacgaaaaacttacagatacgaaatttggtaggatcatctattactccaagacctacaaaaaagtctcttggagctaagctctaaaccccacaggaagtcagccattttgaattttctctgtcattttttgacatttccaagcgtcgtactttaacgaactcctcctagagatttaatccgatcatcatcatatttggtcagtatcatctaaaggcctttgcgatgctaaattgcggagcttttgacttttcattggagggcgtgtccgtggcggcctggcaaagtgtaatgtttcgccatgaaacaggaagctgatgtaattcaggcatacattgtccaatctgcccctgccttcacacgtttgataacggtccaggcctgaacacatcaacatggcataattcagtaacagtcatagcgccacctagaggcagcaggaaataccatgttttacgctgtgacttactgctcctaggtatttaaccatatcaacatcatatttcaccagtgtaatctcaagaccttgtgtgatgataaaaagcaacgaccttgacttttcattaaagggcgtgtccgtggcggcctggcaaagtatcgctaattgaatcgcattttgacaggctaaacaacctcaaaaagtcataaaacgttgcacacacgtcagaagtggcaaagttTACATGTGGCacaggcgccagaagtgggcatgcagaaatggctcgatagcgccacctgcaaaatttcaagagaacagccccgccgctacgaaaatcctacagaaacgaaatttggtagggtcatatatcaccccaagacctacaaaaaagtctcttggagtgaagctctaaacctcacaggaagtcagccattttgaatttttgctgtgatttctgtgcaaattttgtcatttccaggcttcgtactttaacgaactcctcctagagattttgtcagatcgtcatcatatttggtcaatctcatctaaaggcctttgcgatgttaaattgcggagcttttgacttttcgttggaaggtgtgtccgtggcggcctgacaaatttcagcgttttcgccatgaaacaggaagttgttataactaaggcatacaatgtccaatctgccccacacttcacaggtttgataagagtcttggcctgaacacatttcaatgccaatattcagcttcagtcctagcgccacctagaggtagcaggaaatgcattgttttacgctgtgattcactgttctcagagatttaatcaaatcattatcatatcaggtgagactgatcttaagccctttgcgatgataaattgcgaagatcttgacttttcgttgaagggcgtgtccgtggcggcctcgcagagtgatgtttcgccatgagaaagctgttgtaactcaggcatgcaatgtccgacctgtcacagacatcatacgtttgacaagggtcctggcctcaacacatcaatgttacaacaatcaaatacaatcatagcgccacctgctgcacaaaggaggtgtggcacttcaaagttcctttgaatatccgcctatatttacccactgaaatttcaatccccctggttcattgctttactaaggccatagagtggcggtgcacatgcgtgcgagggcccttccatcactgcttgcagttttaattattatttattcttcttcttctccaaagtgaatcgcatttttgaggggcaaaacatgctcgaaaactcatgaaattttgcacacatgtcagaagtggcgaaaatttacatgtggtataggcgccagaagtgggcgtgtaaaaatggctcgatagcgccacctgcaaaatttcaagagaacagcccccccgctacgaaaaacgtacagatacgaaatttggtaggatcatctatcaccccaagacctacaaaaaagtctcttggagcgaagctctaaacccaacaggaagtccgccatttttattttttgccttgatttttgtgcaaatttggtcatttccaggcttcatactttaacgaactcctactacagatttaatccgatcatcgtcatatttggtcaatctcttgtaaaggcctttgcgatgttaaattgcggagatcttgacttttcgttggagggtgtgtccgtggcggcctgacaaatttctgcattttcgccatgaaacaggaagtggctctAACTCAGTACATACAATGTCTaatctgccccacgcttcacatgtttgataagagtcttggcctgaacacatttcaatgccaatattcaacttcactcatagcgccatctagaggtaggaggaaataccatgttttacgctgtgatttactgctcttagagatttaatcaaatcatcatcatattcggtctgactgatgttaagccctttgcgatgataaattgcgaagatcttgactttttgttgaagggcgtgtccgtggcggcctggcaaagtgtgatgtttcaccatgaaacaggaagctgttgtaattcagacatacatagtccgatctgcccccaacttcacacgtttcataagggtcccggcctgaacacatcaacatggcataattcagtatcagtcatagcgccacctagaggcagcaggaaataccaccttttatgctgtgacttactgctcttggAGATTTGattatatcaacatcatatttcatcagtctaatctcaagaccttgtgtgatgataaatagcaacgaccttgacttttcgttaaagggcgtgtccgtcgcggcctcgcaaaatatcgctaaattaatcccatttttgacagcctaaacgagctcaaaaagtcatgaaaccttgcacacgtgtcaaaagtggcgaatattttcatgtgatataggcttcagaacttggggtgttaaaatggctctatagcgccacctacaaaaattcaatagagcagccccccccccgctacgttaatcgcacagatacgaaatgcggtaggatcatgtatcaccccaagacctacaaaaaagtatcttggagcaaagctctaaaccccacaggaagtcagccattttgaattttctctgtaatttgagtgcaaattttgccatttctggccttcgtattttaacaaactcctcctataaatttaatcagataatcatcatatttggtgagtgtcatctaaagggctttgcaatgctaaattgcggagatcttgacatttcaatggagg is a window encoding:
- the LOC141281009 gene encoding uncharacterized protein produces the protein MADSSDICFSDLSSPEREAVEELFPGFSRSKARYSAHFTLPSDVHKRATNMHSTRCSFTDRERHESDREAVEEPLPGLRRFGKPNITLAPDVRRRPRGVTTEHPTRCSSGDRVRVNEDAIAQHESGKTPLVIVTCTTCNMYSLASAVSIEGFTCTKCIEVLRLTEKVAELESRIRTLVEDSKTANVTVANNLSSEKTNGSVPTSDANINITNTVSSAHSVYQNTHGSVPSSESSQRSNWVTVRRHSHIRRPSKTHNVTTISNRFDPLRSIPAETPFKSALVIGDSILRNTNIEAPNTIVDCIPGARTSDIRSKLKVLANAKRKFSKIVIHAGTNDTRLRQSEITKDNIKEMCEIAKTMSDNVICSGPLPAYRGDETHSRLVSLNGWMSKWCPQHNVGFIDNWKHFWGRPFLLTRDGLHPSSEGSAILTKNLINSLNSDIV